The region TGTCCAACGGCAACCCGGTGGACAGGGGGGAACTCCCGGATGGCCGCCACTTCGCCACCTGGCACGACCCCTTCAGGAAACCGAGCTACCTCTTCGCCCTGGTGGCCGGCAAGCTGGCCTGTCTCACGGATACCTTCACCACCTGCTCGGGCCGGGAGGTGAGCCTGCGGCTCTACCTCCAGGAGGCCAACCGGCACAAGGGGGAACACGCCCTCCGCTCCCTGAGGAAAGCCATGCGCTGGGACGAGGAGACCTTTGGCCGGGAATACGACCTGGACTGCTACATGGTCGTGGCGGTGGACGATTTCAACATGGGGGCCATGGAAAACAAAGGGCTCAACATCTTCAATTCACGCTACGTCCTGGCCACCCCCGAAACCGCCACCGACGAGGACTATCAGGCCATCGAGGAGGTCATCGGCCACGAGTATTTCCACAACTGGAGCGGCAACCGGGTTACCTGCCGCGACTGGTTCCAACTCTCCCTCAAGGAGGGGCTCACCATCTTCCGCGACCAGGAGTTTTCCGCCGATATGGAGTCGCGCGGCGTGAAACGCATCGCCGATGTCCGTGCCCTGCGCACCGCACAGTTCGCCGAGGACGGCGGTCCGCTGGCGCACCCGGTCCGGCCAGATTCCTATATGGAGATCAACAACTTCTATACCGCGACCGTCTACAACAAGGGGGGCGAGTTGATCCGCATGCTGCGCACCCTGCTGGGCGCCGGACGTTTCAGAGAGGGGATGGACCTCTACTTCGCGCGCCACGACGGGCAGGCGGTCACGATCGAGGATTTTGTCCGGGCCCTGGCCGATGCGGGTGAGCGGGACCTGGACCAGTTCCGCCTCTGGTACAGCCAGGCCGGAACGCCGCGTCTGGAGGCGTCGGGGGCATTCGAAGCCGCCGACGGTGTCTTCACCCTGACGGTGCGCCAGTCCTGCCCCCCTACCCCCGGGCAGGCGGACAAGCAGCCGTTCCACCTCCCGCTGGTCGTCGGCCTCCTGAACCGGGATGGCCGGGAACTTCCGGTCACCCTGTTCGGCGAAGCGGCCCCCGGCCCCACCACCAGAACCCTCGAGGTGTGCAAGGCCGAACAGACGTTCCACTTCTCCGGCCTGGACAGTGAACCGGTGCCGGCCCTGCTGCGCGGCTACTCCGCCCCGGTAAAGCTCGACTATCCCTACCGTCACGACGATCTCGTGCTCCTCATGGCCCACGAAACCGACCCCTTCTGCCGCTGGGAGGCGGGGCAGCAGTTGGCGGCGCAGGTTATCCTCGCCCTGGTGGCCGACCACCAGTCAGGACGGGAACTCAAGCCGGACCAGGCGTTCGTGGCGGCCTACCGGGCCACCTTGACCTGCGGGGAGCCGGATCGGGCCTTTCTGGCCGAGGCGCTCACGCTGCCGTCGGAAAAATACCTGGCCGAACTGATGCCGGTCATCGACCCGGAGGCCATTCACATCGCCCGCAAGTTCATGATCCGCACCCTGGCGGCGCAGTTGCGGAACGATTTCCTGGCGGTGCGCGAGACGTGCCGCAGCACACGGCCCTACGGGGTGGACGACGACCGCTCGGGAGAACGCCGCCTGGCCAACCTCTGCCTGGCCTACCTGATGACCCTGGAGGAACAGGCCATTACCGACCTCTGCATCCGGCAGTACCATGCATCGGACAACATGACCGACACCATGGGGGCGCTCGCGCCGCTCGCCTCGTGCGACTGCCCCGAGCGCAGCCGGGTGGTGGAGGATTTCTATAGCCGCTGGCAGGGAGACCGCCAGGTGGTGGACAAGTGGTTCTCCCTCAGGGCCCTGGCGGACCTCCCCGGCACCATCGACGACGTCCGGGCGCTCATCGACCATCCGGCCTTCGAGCTGGCCAATCCCAACCGCTTCCGCGCCCTGGTGGGCGCCTTCAGCCAGAACCAGCACCACTTCCACGCCCCCGATGGCGCAGGTTACCGTTTCCTGGCCGATCAACTGCTCCGCCTCATCCCGGTCAATCCCCAGGTCTCCGCCCGCCTCCTGGCGCCGCTGACCACGTGGCGGCGCTTCGAACCGGGGAGACAGGCGCTCATGCAGCAGGAATTGCGGCGAATCCAGGCGGTCCCCAACCTGCCCCGGGACGTCTACGAGGTTGTGGAAAAAAGCCTGTAATATAACTCCTTAGAATCACCCGCCTCCTTGCACATTCGTGCCACATTGTCCAAAATTGGATTGAAGGTTTCCCAAGCATACTATATACAAGGGCGTAACGTCATCGGCAGGTAGCGGGGTTCTCCCCGCTACCTGCCGCAACGGCATCCACGTACCCAATGGAGCCAGCCCTTCCATGAAAAAACGCATCGTTCTCGCCATCATCGGCCTGCTCATCGTCATCGCCGCCCTTGCTGCCGTCAAAACCCTGCAGATCGGTACGATGATCAAGCAGGGCAAGAGCTTCGTCCCCCCCCCGAAACGGTGACCAGCGCTACGGTCACATCCGACTCCTGGGAGGCCGCCTTGACTGCGGTCGGCACGGTCAACGCCGTCCAGGGGGTTACGGTGGCCGCGGAGTTGGCGGGCAAGGTGGCGAAGATCGCTTTTGAGGCCGGCTCCCCGGTCAAAAAGGGGGATCTGCTGCTGCGCCAGGATACCACCTCCGAAGAGGCCCAACTCCCCGGCGCGGTAGCCCAGGCCAATCTGGCCCGCGCCAACCAGAAACGGGCCGACAAGCTGTTTGCGGACGGGATCATCTCCCAGGCCGATCACGATACCGCGCTGTCCAACACCGCCCAGGCCCAGGCCCTGGTGGACAATATCCGGGCCACCATCGCCAAAAAGACCGTTCGCGCCCCTTTCAGCGGCCGCCTCGGCATCCGCCAGGCCAACCTCGGCCAGATGCTGAGCGAGGCTGCCCCCATCGTCACGCTCCAGTCCCTCGACCCGATCTACGTCGACTTCACCCTGCCCCAACAGCAGCTCGGCCAGGTACGCCCCGGCCAGACGGTACGGGTGACGGGCGACGCCCTGCCGGGAGAGGTCATTACGGGACGGGTCACGGCCATCAGCCCCCAGATCGATGCGGATACCCGCAACGTCAAGGTGGAGGCAACGGTCTCGAACCATGGGGAGAAGCTGCGCCCCGGCATGTTCGTCAACGTGGCGGTCGGCCTCCCCGTTCGCCGGAAGGTCCTGGCGATCCCGGCCACGGCGGTCCTCTACGCCCCCTACAGCGATTCGGTCTTCGTGATCGAGGACGCCAAGGAGAGCAAAAACGGCGTAAAGGGCAAGCAGCTACGCCAGCAGTTCGTCCGCCTGGGGGAGAAGCGGGGTGATTTCGTGGCCGTCGTCGGCGGGCTGAAGGAAGGCGCGGCCATCGTCAGCACCGGCGTCTTCAAGTTGCGCAACGGCCAGGCGGTGGTGGTCGATAACAAGCTGGCCCCTGCTTTCCAGCAGGCACCCACACCAGAGAACAACTGAGCGACGGGCCATCCATGAAAATCACCGACCTCTTCATCCGCCGCCCCGTGCTGGCCCTGGTGGTCAACCTGATCATCATTATCGCCGGCCTGCAGGCCATCCGCACCCTCAACGTGCGCCAGTACCCGCGCAGCGAAAACGCGGCGGTAACCGTCACCACCGTCTATACCGGGGCAAGCGCCAACCTGGTGCGCGGCTTCATCACCACGCCCCTGGAGCGCGCCATAGCGGCCGCCGACGGCATCGACTACATGGAATCCCAGAGCACCCTCGGCCTCTCCACCATCAAGGTGCGCCTCAAACTCAATTACGACGCCACCCGCGCCCTGGCGGAGATCAGCTCCAAGGTGGATCAGGTGCGCCGCGACCTCCCCCCGAGGCCGAGGTGCCGGTGATCAACATCGAATCGGCCGACAGCGAGTTCGCCTCGGCATACCTGAGCTTCACCTCCGACATGCTCAAGCAGAACGAGGTCACCGAATACCTGACGCGCGTTGTCCAGCCCCGCCTCACGGCCATCGAGGGGGTGCAGCGGGCGGACATCCTCGGCGGCCGCACGTTCGCCATGCGCATCTGGCTCAAACCGGAGCGGATGGGCGCCCTCAACGTTAGTCCGGCCCAGGTGAACCGGGCATTGGCAGCCAACAACGTGCTGGCGGCCCTTGGCCGGAGCAAGGGTTCCTTCATCCAGGTCAACCTGACCGCCAATACCAACCTCAACACGGTGGAGGAGTTCAAACGCCTGGCGGTGCGCGATCAGAACGGCGCCATCGTGCGCCTGGGCGATATCGCCGACGTGGTGCTGGGGGCCGAGGACTATGATTCCGAGGTCCACTTCTCGGGGCAGGCGGCGGTCTTCATGGGGATCTGGCCGTTGCCCAACGCCAATGCCCTGGACGTCATCAAACGGGTGCGCGCCGAGATGGCCGCCATCCAGCGCGACCTGCCCAGCGGCATGCAGTCCCGCATTGCCTATGACGGCACCAACTACATCAACAACGCCATCCACGAGGTGCTGAAAACCCTGGGTGATACCCTCTTGATCGTCGTTGTGGTCATCTTCCTCTTCCTGGGCTCCTTCCGCTCGGTATTCATCCCGGTGGTGGCCATACCGGTCTCGCTGATCGGGGCCATATTCCTCATGCAGGCCTTCGGCTTTACCGTAAACCTGCTGACCCTGCTGGCGGTGGTTCTGTCCGTCGGTCTGGTGGTGGACGACGCCATCGTGGTGGTGGAGAACGTGGAGCGGCACATGGGCGAGGGCAAGTCCCCCCTGGAGGCGGCCCTGCTCGGCGCCCGCGAACTGGTCGGGCCGATCATCGCCATGACCGTCACCCTGGCGGCGGTCTACCTCCCCATCGGTCTGCAGGGCGGGCTGACCGGCTCCCTGTTCCGGGAATTCGCCTTTACCCTGGCCGGCGCCGTAACCATCTCCGGCATCGTGGCTCTGACCCTGTCGCCGCTCATGTCCGCCACCCTGCTCAAGCCGGGCGGTGTGGAGCACGGGCTGGCCGGCCGCATCACCCGGGATTTCAAACGCCTGAGAAGTTTTTACGGCAGGCTGCTCGATGCCACCCTCAACGCCCGTCCGGCGGTCTACACGGTCTGGATCGTGATCACCCTGCTCACGGTGCCGCTGTTTACCATGTCCGCCAAGGAGTTGGCGCCGAGCGAAGACCAGGGGGTCGTTTTCGGCATCCTGGATGCCTCGGCCAACTCGACCCTCGACCAGAACAGCCGCTACGCCGCGGCGGTAAACCGGGCATTCATGAGCGTGCCGGAGACCGACTTCACCTTCCAGGTCACCCTCCCCACCTCCGGTTTCGGCGGACTGGTCGCCAAGCCGTGGAACGACCGCAAGCGCACCATCTTCCAGATCATGCCCGAGGTACAGAAAAAGCTCCAGGAGATCCCCGGCATTCAGGTCTTCCCGGTCCTGCCGCCGGCCCTGCCCGGCGGCGGCCAGTTCCCGGTGGAATTCCTCCTGACCTCCACGGCCGAGACCGAACAGATTTTGGATTTTGCCCGCCAGTTGCAGGCGAAGGCCATGAAGAGCGGCATGTTCGCCTTTCCGCCCCTGATCGATGTCAAGATCGACCAGCCCCAATCCGAGTTCATCATCGACCGCGACAAGGTCGCCGACCTGGGGCTCAACCTGGAGCAGGTCGGCACGGACCTGGGGAATATGGTGGGGGGCAACTACGTCAACCGTTTCGACATCGCCGGCCGCAGCTACAAGGTGATCCCCCAGGTCCAGCGGGTCGGCCGCCTCAACCCGGACCAGCTTCAGGACATCTACATCACCGGCCCCAACAACAAGCTGATCCCGCTCAGTACCGTCGCCACCATCAAGGAATCGGTCGTGCCTCGTTCGCTCAACCGCTTCCAGCAGTTGAACGCGGTGAAGATCAGCGGCGTGGCCATCCGGCCGCTGGAGGAGGCCCTGCGCTATCTGGAGGGCGAGGCCGGGAAAATCCTGCCCCAGGGATACAAACTGGACTACACGGGGGAATCACGCCAGTTGCGTACGGAGGGGAACCGGTTCCTGCCCGCCTTCGGCCTGGCCGTGGTCCTGATCTTCCTGGTGCTGGCGGCTCAATTCAACAGTTTTCGCGACCCCTTCGTCATCCTGGCCGGGTCGGTGCCCCTGGCCATGTTCGGCGCCCTGATCTTCACCTTCCTGAAGATGCCCGATCCCAACATCCCCTTCTGGACCAAGGGGTGGACCACCACCCTCAACATCTACTCCCAGGTCGGCCTGGTGACCCTGGTGGGCCTGGTGTCCAAGAACGGCATCCTGATCGTCGAGTTCGCCAACCAACTCCAGTTGCAGGGGCACCCCAAGCTGGAGGCCGTGCGCCAGGCAGCCATGACCCGCCTGCGTCCGGTCCTGATGACCAGCGCCGCCACCATCGCCGGGCATTTCCCCCTGACCCTGGTAACCGGCGCCGGCGCCGCCGCCCGTAACTCCATCGGCTTGGTGCTGGTGGGCGGCATGTTCATCGGCACCTTCTTCACCCTCTTTGTCATCCCCTCCATCTACATGCTCATCGCCCGCGACCACGGCAAGGACCGCGAGCGTGAAGCGACGGTGGCGGCGGCTGAGGTCTAACGGAAGAGCGCCTCCCGTTTTCGTACCTGGCGAAAACGGGAGGCGCTCCGTGTCAAACCACCATGAATTTTCAGGATGGCAGCGGCTGGCGGGTCGGTTCCTACCCGAGGCGTTCCGGCAATGGATAGCCGGGATTGATGGGGATATCGAAATGTATTCCCGTTGAAAACTCCATGATCTCCTCTACCCGAACCACGAACCTGGTCAGGGCGGGAGGCGCTTCCAGGGGCACGGGGCCTGCGTTTTCGCCCGGCAGGCGGGGGTCGTCGTGCGGCTTTACCACCCGGCCGATCAGTTGATAGCCATTCTTGGCCCCGGGTGCAGCCACAACAACCGCCACATGGGCATTGCGGGCAATGTTGTGCAGCGTTACCGGGCAGAACCAGTTTTCGAATACCAGGAGCGTCCCGTCGCTGACGGTCAGGTGCTTGCCGGCCGCCACATGGGGATGTCCCTTCGCATCCGCGGAAGCCACATAGACCAAGGGGGTGTTTTCAATGAACTGACGCATCGCTTCCGAAATCATGTCGCCTCCCCCCTCTTGCAGTCCCCACGCCAACGTCCCTACTCTCCCCAAATATTCGCAGGATGCGCGCCAACACACTCATAAAAAATAGCCCTTTAAAAACAACGTGTTACAACGCATAATTTTTCTCCGTAATCCGGCCGCTGCAATAAAAATTGCAGCGGTAACACGCTTGAGGTGGGGAGTAAATCCGCACGGGGCAATCTGCGGTCAGATACATCTTTGTTGCTCATGCAACAAAGATTGCTGGTTATGGGAGGTGAAAAGCGGCGCGAGACACATCGGGCAACGCCCTGCCCGGCCTGTGCAGTTGTCCTGTGGTAGGTATCCGGAGATAAAATGCCTGCCGATCCCGGGGAGCGGCAAGCTGGAGCTGAAGGGGACCGAGAGATGGCAAGTATTAGTGGAACCCCAACGTGCCCTCTCGACTCTTACCTCACAACTGCGTGGGGCATTTTGAAATAGAACCCACCGGGTGGCTCATTGATACCGGGCGCTTTCGCGCTCGAACTGGGCGCGGCTGTTGTAACCCTGTTCGCCGAAGGGTTGCAGTTGCTCCTGCCAGCGCAGCTTGGCGGCCAATAGCAGCCGTTCCGGCCGTTCTCCCGGCTGCGGCAGCGGCAGTTCTTCCAGCACGCTCACCTCGAAGGCAGCGGCGCCGTATTCGGCCAATTCCTTTTTCAGGCTCGGGCTGGAGGGGAAGGTGCCCATGCGCAGTTGAAACTCCCGGTTGGTCTTGGTGCCGCTCAGGTTGGCGCTGCCTTCGATGAACAGCTTGCCGTTGTTTTTGTTCCTGATCTGGTAGATCCCCATGGCCGGGCGGCTCTCCTTGTAGACCCGTTTCATCTCCGCCCGCCGCTGCCGCGTTGCGTCGCCCGCCTGCGGGGCATGGGGTAGCGACAGCGCCGTGGTCCCGGTGTCCTGCCCCTGCCTCCAGTAGCCCCCTTCGTCGCGCCGGATCAACCCCTCGTCCACCAGCAGACGGCGCACGGTGCAATAATCGTTGAACAACGGCTTGATCAACCCGGTCACCTCGCTTTCCGTATAGCGCCGCCCCGCCTTGAAGCGTAGCGCGAACTGTTCCAGCACGATCAGGCGTTTTTTGTGCTGGGCCGGTAGGCGCTCCAGTGTGCCGTGGGGGAAAAAGGTGGCAATCACCTTTATCCGGTGGGCGTCGAAGCGTTCGTCCTGCAACGCCTTGCCGGTGGCGCACGCCGCCACCAGTTCCTTCAGGGTGGTGCCCAATAGCGGCACGTTGGCCGTCACCACCACGTAATACTGCTCCTTGCGGCTGTCGATCAGCCCGGCCTGCTCCAGCTTTTTCAGGTGGAAAGACACCGTGGAGGGGGCTAGGGCATGGCGCTTGGCGATCTCCTCCGCGTACTGGGGCTGTTCCAGCAGCGAACTGACAATGGCCAGGCGAGATTCGTCGGCCAGGGCTTTCATGATGGCGAGGCTCTGTGTGACGTTCATGGGGGCCTTTCTATTTCGATAAATATAAAATTAAATATAGGAGTATGGACAGGGATTGTCAATCTGTTTTTATTGTTGTCGAATTGGACTTTGAGAAAGGGGGATGGTCAACTTTGAAAGCGAATGTAGCTACATAGCGCCAACCGTCTTCGGATATATGACGGGATTGTAGCTGAACCAGGCCGTATACCGTGTCAAAATTGCACAAACGCGGCTGAACGACGAGCTTCCACGCGCTGTTTTTCACGTAAAAACAGAAGGATAACGATCGCATACCTACGATGTTAATTTTTTTAACATTTTGAAATTACGTTGAATTTTACAGACGGGTCCTGTAGAAGAAAAAAGTATTCAATGATAGATCCGTTTCCATGAACATCACCGAGGAGGCCCCTATGTACGACGCCGTATCCCTCTTTTCCTGGCTTGCCCATCATTACTATTACCTTCTTGCCCTTGCCCTCCTGATCATCCTGCTCTGGAACTCCATCGTGGTGGTGGGGGGCAACGAGATCGCCCTCATCGAGCGTCGGTGGTTCGGCAGCAAGATGCCCCAAGGGCGGGTCGTGGCCCTGGGGAACGAGGTCGGCATCCAGGCGCGGACCCTGGGCCCCGGCCTGCACTTTTTGATCCCGTTCATCTACAAGGCGACCAAGAGCGTCTTCACCGAGATCATGGAGAACGAGATAGGCCTGATCG is a window of Geobacter sp. FeAm09 DNA encoding:
- a CDS encoding pyridoxamine 5'-phosphate oxidase family protein, whose amino-acid sequence is MISEAMRQFIENTPLVYVASADAKGHPHVAAGKHLTVSDGTLLVFENWFCPVTLHNIARNAHVAVVVAAPGAKNGYQLIGRVVKPHDDPRLPGENAGPVPLEAPPALTRFVVRVEEIMEFSTGIHFDIPINPGYPLPERLG
- a CDS encoding metalloregulator ArsR/SmtB family transcription factor, with amino-acid sequence MNVTQSLAIMKALADESRLAIVSSLLEQPQYAEEIAKRHALAPSTVSFHLKKLEQAGLIDSRKEQYYVVVTANVPLLGTTLKELVAACATGKALQDERFDAHRIKVIATFFPHGTLERLPAQHKKRLIVLEQFALRFKAGRRYTESEVTGLIKPLFNDYCTVRRLLVDEGLIRRDEGGYWRQGQDTGTTALSLPHAPQAGDATRQRRAEMKRVYKESRPAMGIYQIRNKNNGKLFIEGSANLSGTKTNREFQLRMGTFPSSPSLKKELAEYGAAAFEVSVLEELPLPQPGERPERLLLAAKLRWQEQLQPFGEQGYNSRAQFERESARYQ
- the pepN gene encoding aminopeptidase N, translating into MTAPAPITIHRHNYRPPDYTVESIDLRFELGEETTVVRSRLALRAAYDRSGGERPLVLDGHRFELRSLHLDGTPLAPGAFQVTEETLVVPSVPAAFTLEVETELRPQDNTFLEGLYRSNGMFCTQCEAQGFRAITYYPDRPDVLSVFTVTIIADRERCPVLLSNGNPVDRGELPDGRHFATWHDPFRKPSYLFALVAGKLACLTDTFTTCSGREVSLRLYLQEANRHKGEHALRSLRKAMRWDEETFGREYDLDCYMVVAVDDFNMGAMENKGLNIFNSRYVLATPETATDEDYQAIEEVIGHEYFHNWSGNRVTCRDWFQLSLKEGLTIFRDQEFSADMESRGVKRIADVRALRTAQFAEDGGPLAHPVRPDSYMEINNFYTATVYNKGGELIRMLRTLLGAGRFREGMDLYFARHDGQAVTIEDFVRALADAGERDLDQFRLWYSQAGTPRLEASGAFEAADGVFTLTVRQSCPPTPGQADKQPFHLPLVVGLLNRDGRELPVTLFGEAAPGPTTRTLEVCKAEQTFHFSGLDSEPVPALLRGYSAPVKLDYPYRHDDLVLLMAHETDPFCRWEAGQQLAAQVILALVADHQSGRELKPDQAFVAAYRATLTCGEPDRAFLAEALTLPSEKYLAELMPVIDPEAIHIARKFMIRTLAAQLRNDFLAVRETCRSTRPYGVDDDRSGERRLANLCLAYLMTLEEQAITDLCIRQYHASDNMTDTMGALAPLASCDCPERSRVVEDFYSRWQGDRQVVDKWFSLRALADLPGTIDDVRALIDHPAFELANPNRFRALVGAFSQNQHHFHAPDGAGYRFLADQLLRLIPVNPQVSARLLAPLTTWRRFEPGRQALMQQELRRIQAVPNLPRDVYEVVEKSL